In one window of Bdellovibrio bacteriovorus W DNA:
- a CDS encoding flagellar biosynthesis switch protein (COG0455 ATPases involved in chromosome partitioning), whose protein sequence is MNSFSLQRTRTISITSGKGGVGKTTVVSNLALCLAQQGKKVLILDGDLGLANVDILFGIRSQGNIHDILAGRKEMNDILLEVSKNVFLIPGGSGVLEFNNMNHFERRAMMEAVGSLPHGFDYLLIDTAPGIADNVLFLNSAAQTVSVVITPDPASFADAYALIKVLHSNYKVNHFSIICNMVKDEEEGLALYKRFNDVVNRFLVVGLDYWGTIPQDPVLKKANQMQRLVVRHEIGALSSQALRKISAQMDRNTQWIETTGGMQMFWDQVVGCA, encoded by the coding sequence ATGAATTCTTTTTCTTTACAAAGAACGCGCACGATCAGCATCACGTCAGGAAAAGGTGGCGTCGGTAAAACGACGGTTGTTTCTAACTTGGCACTTTGCCTTGCTCAGCAGGGAAAGAAAGTTCTAATCCTAGATGGGGATTTGGGACTTGCGAACGTGGATATTCTTTTTGGAATTCGCAGCCAAGGAAATATTCATGACATCTTAGCAGGTCGCAAAGAGATGAATGATATCCTCTTAGAAGTTTCTAAAAATGTCTTTTTGATTCCTGGCGGAAGTGGAGTTCTTGAGTTCAATAATATGAACCACTTCGAGCGCCGTGCGATGATGGAAGCCGTGGGGAGTTTGCCTCACGGTTTTGACTATCTTCTGATTGATACAGCTCCTGGAATTGCGGATAACGTTTTATTTTTAAATTCTGCGGCTCAAACAGTTTCTGTAGTTATCACGCCAGATCCTGCAAGTTTTGCAGATGCTTATGCGCTTATTAAGGTTTTACATAGCAACTACAAAGTGAATCACTTCTCGATCATCTGCAATATGGTGAAGGACGAAGAAGAGGGATTAGCTCTTTATAAGCGTTTCAACGATGTTGTGAATCGCTTCCTTGTCGTAGGTTTGGATTACTGGGGCACAATTCCTCAAGATCCAGTTCTGAAGAAAGCCAATCAGATGCAGCGTCTCGTTGTGAGACACGAAATCGGAGCCCTTTCTTCGCAAGCTTTGCGTAAAATAAGTGCACAAATGGATAGAAACACTCAATGGATTGAAACAACAGGTGGAATGCAGATGTTCTGGGACCAAGTCGTTGGGTGTGCCTAG
- a CDS encoding flagellar biosynthesis protein (COG1419 Flagellar GTP-binding protein), with product MQVKKFEARTMKEALEMVKSQLGPDAIILSARDNHRSYGLVGEGSVEITAAVSEETLQKKKFAESKLRDEDREVFNRISARQQKELINKMIQKHTAPQPQHQARAAAAANSSSNGITQRRYIDIEDEGEMNRQKQVVEEKLRANPRRALNAFKEQDLILKGEMPAPAEPKKSAPAKAATPAPVAMENAEIMALKNEIASLKQVISHFQQMPQSFVGAHPGADYGINYDLSFVFEKLTSSGISKEIAAEILTVAQDSLPVLKLKNKALVEAWVARYVLDTTLIAKNPNAGKIHCFVGPSGSGKTSSLIKMASQMVVREGKKIALFTTDTFKVGAAEQMKIYAQILNVPFSVIRSQNDWTNLMRYLQNVDCVLVDFAGLSLKNNDEIHMLKSLLPPAVLNPQVHLTLSTNTKDCDATELGRRYSVVGYKDVIFTSLDESTQHGTIYNFMKRFDIPLHSFGIGPRVPEDFEYASKERLLDLIFKITKVNKQLDSEAV from the coding sequence ATGCAGGTTAAGAAGTTTGAAGCCCGTACAATGAAAGAGGCTCTTGAGATGGTGAAAAGCCAACTCGGTCCAGATGCGATTATTTTGTCTGCTAGAGACAATCATCGCAGTTATGGACTTGTTGGGGAAGGCAGTGTGGAAATCACGGCTGCCGTTTCAGAAGAAACTTTGCAAAAAAAGAAATTTGCAGAATCTAAGCTTCGCGATGAAGACCGCGAGGTTTTCAATCGTATTTCGGCTCGCCAACAAAAAGAGCTAATCAATAAAATGATCCAAAAGCACACAGCGCCACAGCCTCAGCATCAGGCTCGCGCAGCGGCGGCGGCAAATAGCTCTTCTAACGGAATTACGCAAAGAAGATATATTGATATCGAAGATGAAGGCGAAATGAATCGCCAAAAACAAGTTGTTGAAGAAAAGCTTCGCGCCAATCCGCGCAGAGCCTTAAACGCCTTTAAAGAACAAGATTTGATTTTAAAAGGCGAAATGCCAGCTCCAGCGGAACCTAAAAAATCTGCTCCAGCAAAGGCCGCAACGCCAGCGCCGGTAGCTATGGAAAATGCCGAGATCATGGCTCTGAAAAATGAAATTGCCAGTTTGAAACAGGTGATCAGTCATTTTCAACAAATGCCTCAGTCCTTTGTGGGAGCTCACCCAGGAGCAGACTATGGCATTAATTACGATCTTAGTTTTGTTTTTGAAAAGCTAACTTCCTCAGGAATTTCAAAAGAAATCGCGGCTGAGATTCTGACAGTAGCTCAAGATTCTTTGCCAGTACTAAAGCTTAAGAACAAGGCCCTCGTTGAAGCGTGGGTGGCTCGCTATGTTTTGGATACAACTCTAATTGCAAAAAATCCAAACGCCGGAAAGATCCACTGTTTTGTAGGGCCTTCAGGAAGTGGTAAAACTTCTTCGCTTATTAAAATGGCCAGCCAAATGGTGGTGCGTGAAGGTAAGAAAATCGCTTTATTTACTACAGATACCTTTAAAGTAGGTGCTGCTGAGCAAATGAAGATCTATGCGCAGATTTTGAACGTTCCATTTTCTGTGATTCGTTCCCAAAATGATTGGACGAACTTAATGCGCTATCTGCAAAACGTAGACTGCGTGCTTGTTGATTTTGCGGGCTTAAGCCTTAAAAACAACGACGAGATTCATATGTTGAAATCTCTATTGCCACCTGCAGTTTTAAATCCACAGGTGCATTTAACTCTTTCTACAAACACAAAAGATTGTGATGCGACAGAGCTTGGTCGACGCTACTCGGTTGTCGGCTACAAAGATGTGATCTTCACTAGCTTAGATGAGTCCACTCAGCACGGTACGATCTATAATTTTATGAAGAGATTCGATATTCCTCTTCATTCATTCGGGATTGGTCCACGAGTGCCAGAAGACTTTGAATACGCCTCTAAAGAGCGTCTTTTGGATTTGATTTTCAAGATTACTAAAGTGAATAAACAATTAGATTCGGAAGCGGTATGA
- a CDS encoding flagella-associated protein (COG1298 Flagellar biosynthesis pathway, component FlhA) gives MEQLFQFLKRFEKVSKNTDLLIAFGLLAILAVMIIPLPPMMLDISLTFSLAISVLILLVSLYTDRALDFTSFPSLLLMTTLFRLSLNVATTRLILTHGHEGEKAAGDVIASFANFVVGGNYVIGFVMFVILMIINFMVITKGSGRVAEVAARFTLDAMPGKQMSIDAELNAGHITEAEARKRRRQIEGEADFYGAMDGASKFVRGDAIAGIIITIINILGGLAIGVIQKGLDVSTAAKYYTMLTIGDGLLSQIPALVISTAAGIIVTRTSNSEKDVGQEVTGQLFVKPRAVMIAGGVLVFLGLVPGLPTLPFLLMGSLLCGTSWLIQKLRVEKAEQERKQEAAALSAPKKESIETMLPLDLVELEVGYGLISVVESDQSGDLIERITSIRKQFALDLGILVPSIHIRDNLQLAPGEYRLMIKGNRVGGGVLRPDSMLAMDPGNVAERIEGIPTKEPAFGLDALWISPSRKDDAEFAGYTVVDLPTVMATHLTEIIRTHAHELLGRQEAASLIENFKKSHPKVVEELIPDLLPLGSVVRVMQNLLREQVSIRDLLTIFETLADEAPRHKDIEVLTEQVRRNLARGITAKYTTDQGNIPVMTLHPHIEELIANSLLQTEQGVQLVMDPSTAHALINEIARTVEGHPEVASQPILLTSPTSRRHIHKLTSRFIPQLVVLSHNELSSDADVQSVALVELSHAG, from the coding sequence ATGGAGCAGTTGTTTCAGTTCTTAAAACGTTTTGAGAAAGTCAGCAAGAATACCGATTTGCTAATTGCATTCGGTCTTTTGGCTATTTTGGCGGTAATGATTATTCCATTGCCTCCAATGATGCTCGATATCTCTTTGACGTTTTCTCTAGCGATCAGTGTTTTGATTCTTCTTGTCAGTCTTTATACAGATAGAGCTCTTGATTTCACATCGTTCCCGTCATTACTTCTAATGACGACTCTTTTTAGATTGTCCCTGAACGTTGCAACAACACGTTTAATTCTGACTCACGGACATGAAGGAGAAAAAGCGGCAGGGGATGTAATTGCTTCCTTTGCAAACTTCGTTGTTGGTGGAAACTATGTCATCGGTTTTGTGATGTTCGTGATTTTGATGATTATCAACTTCATGGTTATCACTAAGGGTTCGGGACGTGTGGCTGAGGTTGCAGCACGTTTCACGTTGGATGCGATGCCAGGTAAGCAGATGTCGATCGATGCGGAGTTAAACGCTGGTCACATTACTGAGGCGGAAGCTCGTAAACGTAGAAGACAAATCGAAGGCGAAGCAGATTTTTACGGGGCCATGGATGGTGCCTCGAAATTCGTTCGTGGAGATGCTATTGCTGGTATCATCATTACGATCATCAATATTCTGGGTGGTTTAGCAATTGGTGTTATTCAAAAAGGTCTTGATGTAAGCACGGCTGCTAAATACTACACGATGTTAACAATCGGGGATGGTCTACTGAGCCAAATCCCTGCACTTGTGATTTCAACAGCTGCCGGTATTATCGTTACTCGTACTTCAAACTCTGAAAAAGACGTCGGCCAAGAAGTCACTGGACAACTATTCGTAAAACCACGCGCTGTGATGATCGCAGGTGGGGTTCTTGTTTTCCTAGGGCTAGTACCAGGATTGCCAACTCTTCCATTCCTTCTAATGGGTTCACTTCTTTGCGGAACTTCTTGGTTGATTCAAAAGCTTCGTGTTGAAAAAGCTGAACAAGAACGCAAGCAAGAGGCGGCAGCTCTTTCTGCTCCAAAGAAAGAAAGCATCGAAACGATGTTGCCACTGGATCTTGTCGAGTTGGAAGTTGGTTACGGACTTATCAGTGTTGTTGAATCTGATCAAAGTGGTGATTTGATTGAGCGAATCACTAGCATCCGTAAGCAGTTTGCCTTGGATTTAGGTATTTTAGTTCCAAGTATTCATATCCGCGACAACTTGCAGCTAGCTCCAGGTGAGTATCGTCTGATGATTAAAGGCAATCGCGTGGGCGGGGGAGTCCTTCGCCCTGATTCCATGTTGGCGATGGACCCTGGCAACGTGGCAGAACGCATTGAAGGTATTCCTACAAAAGAGCCAGCATTCGGATTGGATGCTCTTTGGATTTCTCCAAGCCGTAAAGATGATGCGGAGTTTGCAGGTTACACAGTTGTAGATCTACCAACAGTGATGGCAACACATCTAACAGAGATCATTCGCACCCATGCTCATGAGCTATTGGGACGTCAGGAAGCCGCTTCACTTATTGAAAACTTTAAAAAGTCTCACCCTAAAGTTGTTGAAGAGCTTATCCCAGATCTATTGCCGTTGGGGTCCGTGGTCCGAGTTATGCAAAATCTTCTGCGTGAACAGGTTTCTATCCGTGATCTCTTAACGATCTTTGAAACATTAGCGGACGAAGCTCCTCGCCATAAGGATATCGAAGTTCTAACAGAGCAAGTTCGCAGAAACTTAGCTCGTGGAATCACTGCAAAATACACAACAGATCAGGGCAACATTCCTGTGATGACTTTGCATCCGCATATTGAAGAACTGATTGCAAATTCACTTCTGCAAACTGAGCAAGGGGTTCAATTAGTTATGGACCCAAGCACTGCACATGCATTGATTAATGAAATTGCAAGGACCGTAGAGGGACACCCAGAGGTGGCAAGTCAGCCAATTCTGTTAACAAGTCCAACTTCGCGCCGTCACATCCATAAGTTGACGTCACGATTCATCCCTCAGTTAGTTGTTTTATCTCACAATGAATTGTCATCTGATGCTGATGTTCAATCTGTAGCACTCGTGGAGCTAAGCCATGCAGGTTAA
- a CDS encoding flagella-associated protein (COG1377 Flagellar biosynthesis pathway, component FlhB), producing the protein MAADENGEKTEQATDAKREEYRKKGNVAHTKELASAFMLLAAAGCVYALGRFFFKNLFEVFNYSFGNNMVVLVREGNFTEALTYCSSKALILMAPVLGMAGVIGAASSIMQVGFLQVEDALEPKFEKLNPAEGFKRVFSLRAVVEALKSILKMGAIGMVLYFLLRGEVKQVPYMLTFSLEQTLMYLGTVIAKLLGGVGAVMLVIAAADYFYQRWDLEKKMMMTKQEVKEEHKQREGDPMIKSRIRRIQREMASKRMMSEIPKADVVITNPTHIAVVLKYSDNLPAPQVVAMGADLIAEKIKEIARENNIPVVENKPLARTIFKTLKIGQVIPRELFVAVAEVLSYVYRLRRKRRI; encoded by the coding sequence GTGGCTGCTGACGAAAACGGCGAAAAAACAGAACAGGCAACGGATGCGAAACGGGAAGAGTATCGCAAAAAAGGAAACGTTGCCCACACGAAGGAGCTGGCCTCTGCATTTATGCTATTGGCTGCGGCGGGCTGCGTGTATGCTCTGGGTCGTTTCTTCTTTAAGAATCTTTTCGAAGTATTCAACTATTCATTCGGCAACAACATGGTCGTTCTAGTGCGTGAGGGAAACTTCACCGAAGCGCTTACTTATTGCAGCAGCAAAGCCTTGATCTTGATGGCCCCTGTTTTAGGTATGGCCGGAGTGATTGGTGCCGCATCATCGATTATGCAAGTGGGTTTTCTTCAAGTCGAAGACGCTCTTGAACCTAAATTTGAAAAACTAAATCCAGCAGAAGGATTCAAACGCGTATTCAGTCTTCGCGCTGTTGTTGAGGCGTTGAAGTCGATCCTAAAAATGGGTGCAATCGGAATGGTTTTGTACTTCCTTCTAAGAGGCGAAGTAAAACAAGTTCCTTACATGCTGACTTTCTCTTTAGAGCAAACCTTGATGTACTTAGGTACCGTGATCGCAAAGCTTCTTGGCGGTGTGGGCGCGGTGATGCTTGTGATCGCAGCCGCAGACTATTTCTATCAACGCTGGGATCTTGAAAAGAAAATGATGATGACCAAGCAAGAGGTCAAAGAAGAACACAAGCAGCGCGAGGGTGATCCGATGATCAAGTCGCGCATTCGCCGTATTCAAAGAGAAATGGCCAGCAAGCGCATGATGTCTGAAATTCCAAAGGCAGACGTGGTCATCACTAATCCAACTCATATCGCTGTGGTTTTGAAATACTCTGACAATCTTCCGGCTCCGCAAGTTGTGGCTATGGGAGCAGATCTTATTGCAGAGAAAATTAAAGAGATCGCACGCGAGAACAATATTCCAGTTGTAGAAAATAAGCCTTTGGCACGCACGATCTTTAAAACATTGAAAATCGGACAGGTTATCCCTCGCGAATTGTTTGTCGCTGTCGCTGAGGTTCTTTCATATGTCTATCGTTTACGTAGGAAGAGAAGAATTTAA